In Lysinibacillus sp. FSL M8-0337, the following proteins share a genomic window:
- a CDS encoding PqqD family peptide modification chaperone: MTNQVLNFESIINKIKSLKFREDAGILFDNITGTIYRIDNEIGLLIVKLLRDNRTLHQVVEYIVEEYLIDKQSFEEDLEEFLFNIDKVNENIWEWDIEKKHEGLLEFPLRLEIEVTSLCNWNCGFCYNVWKIDPDLSDQEVKQKIKAFPQKNLSKESIFKILEECSENGCFTVRYSGGETLLHPDIEEILEYGGRLGLYQVVFTNGHFLNAEYVQRLKSYNVQTVLISLHGDETVHNFLAGHKMAYTKAIQAIKLLSESEIEVVTELTLVKDNLSKTLSVIKDAYNNGSKKFSVMRYVPTGKNDEKYGVPISNMLPLMEKIEELMQELPDLVVGWPCGQRMCTSLNDKPIDSNDITMKLRKKQLTGHCEAGLTWGSISFTGELRHCPHSNVYFGNIANSTIKENWEIMTNKVAEVLTPRSTCNGCSLLDSCRGGCHLPHFFNSNLSNASCN; the protein is encoded by the coding sequence GTGACTAATCAAGTTCTTAATTTCGAGTCAATAATCAATAAAATTAAAAGCCTCAAGTTTCGTGAAGATGCAGGAATTCTTTTTGATAATATTACAGGGACAATTTACCGAATCGATAATGAGATTGGTCTATTAATTGTAAAGTTATTGAGAGACAATCGAACTTTACATCAAGTAGTAGAATATATCGTTGAGGAATATTTAATAGATAAGCAATCATTTGAAGAGGATCTTGAAGAATTTCTATTTAATATAGATAAAGTAAATGAAAATATTTGGGAATGGGATATCGAAAAGAAACATGAAGGTCTACTTGAATTTCCTTTACGTTTAGAAATTGAAGTTACTTCGCTATGTAATTGGAATTGTGGATTTTGTTACAATGTTTGGAAAATAGACCCTGATTTAAGTGACCAAGAAGTAAAACAAAAGATAAAAGCGTTCCCACAAAAGAACTTATCAAAAGAAAGTATCTTTAAGATTTTAGAAGAATGTAGTGAAAACGGTTGCTTCACAGTTCGTTATAGTGGTGGAGAAACTTTATTACATCCGGATATTGAAGAAATATTAGAATATGGCGGCAGATTGGGTTTATATCAAGTAGTATTTACGAACGGGCATTTCCTTAATGCTGAATATGTCCAAAGATTAAAATCTTATAACGTACAAACGGTTTTAATTTCTTTACATGGAGATGAAACAGTTCATAATTTTTTAGCTGGTCATAAAATGGCATATACAAAAGCAATTCAAGCAATTAAACTGCTCAGTGAATCTGAAATAGAAGTTGTGACTGAACTTACTTTAGTTAAAGATAACTTAAGTAAAACGCTAAGTGTAATTAAAGATGCATATAATAATGGCTCTAAAAAATTTAGTGTGATGAGATATGTACCTACAGGGAAAAATGATGAAAAGTATGGGGTACCTATATCTAATATGCTGCCTCTTATGGAGAAGATTGAAGAATTAATGCAAGAACTACCCGATTTGGTTGTAGGGTGGCCCTGCGGTCAAAGAATGTGTACTTCTTTAAATGACAAGCCGATTGATTCCAATGACATTACGATGAAACTTCGTAAAAAACAACTTACTGGACACTGTGAAGCAGGTTTAACTTGGGGAAGTATTTCGTTTACAGGTGAATTAAGACATTGTCCTCACAGTAATGTTTATTTTGGTAATATTGCTAATTCAACAATTAAAGAGAATTGGGAAATAATGACTAATAAAGTTGCAGAAGTTCTTACACCTCGCTCTACATGTAATGGCTGTTCATTATTAGATAGTTGTCGTGGAGGTTGTCACTTACCACACTTCTTTAATTCAAATTTATCTAATGCATCATGTAACTAA
- a CDS encoding L-lactate permease has product MTFTQNFTAVGDSLTWSAIVAVIPILYFFWALAIKKMKGYMAGLTTLLVSLLLAAIAFKVPLGTAVMSATQGAVYGLLPIGWIIITSVFLYNITVKTGNFNIIRYSVLSITEDRRIQALLVAFSFGAFLEGAAGFGAPVAISAALLVGLGFNPLYAAGLCLIANTAPVAFGAIGVPITAMEGPTGIAAFEISKMVGRQLPFLAVFIPFFLIFIMTGFKKAWEVMPAILVSGISFAVTQFLSSNFLGPELPDVLSALVSLFALAVFMKFWQPKTIYRFASEQEITADTISKKESYSGGTIVKSWSPFIILTAFISCWGIPVVKSALTGNYDGTNIMLKGINLVGQAMTFTAEVPFLHNQVVSGATGEAIAAFYKVELLGAAGTAILLSAIVSKFIFNVSWHDWGTTFFETLNEIKYPLITICSVVAYAYVTNTAGMMTTLALVLAKTGVLFPFFSPVLGWLGVFITGSDTSSNVLFAKLQQVTADSVGMEPVLALAANASGGVTGKMISPQSIAVAAAAVGLVGRESELLRFALKYSVMLLLFICILTFLQSNVLSWMIP; this is encoded by the coding sequence TTGACATTTACACAAAATTTCACTGCTGTGGGGGATAGTTTGACGTGGTCGGCAATCGTCGCTGTTATACCCATACTTTATTTTTTCTGGGCATTAGCCATTAAAAAAATGAAAGGCTATATGGCAGGTTTAACAACTTTGCTTGTCTCTTTACTTTTAGCTGCCATTGCTTTTAAAGTGCCGCTAGGGACAGCAGTAATGTCCGCCACACAGGGGGCTGTTTATGGTCTACTACCAATAGGTTGGATTATTATTACATCGGTTTTTTTATACAATATCACGGTTAAAACAGGGAATTTTAATATTATTCGTTATTCCGTCTTATCGATAACGGAAGATCGTCGTATTCAAGCGTTACTTGTCGCGTTTTCATTTGGGGCATTTTTAGAAGGAGCCGCTGGTTTTGGCGCACCGGTTGCTATTTCAGCAGCATTATTAGTAGGTCTTGGTTTTAATCCGTTATATGCTGCGGGTCTTTGTTTAATTGCAAATACAGCCCCAGTTGCATTTGGTGCTATCGGTGTACCAATTACAGCGATGGAAGGACCAACGGGTATCGCTGCATTTGAAATTTCAAAAATGGTTGGACGTCAATTACCGTTTTTAGCAGTCTTTATTCCATTCTTCTTAATTTTTATTATGACTGGTTTTAAAAAAGCATGGGAAGTGATGCCAGCCATTTTAGTATCTGGTATTTCATTTGCTGTCACACAATTTTTAAGTTCAAATTTTCTCGGTCCTGAATTACCGGATGTTTTATCTGCTCTAGTATCACTTTTTGCACTAGCCGTTTTCATGAAGTTTTGGCAGCCGAAAACGATTTATCGTTTTGCTTCCGAACAAGAGATTACTGCTGATACAATTTCCAAAAAAGAGTCGTACAGCGGGGGAACAATAGTAAAGTCTTGGTCACCATTTATTATTTTGACGGCTTTTATTTCTTGCTGGGGGATTCCTGTTGTCAAAAGTGCTTTAACGGGAAATTATGACGGTACAAATATAATGTTAAAAGGGATAAATTTAGTAGGGCAAGCGATGACGTTTACGGCAGAAGTACCGTTTTTACATAATCAAGTAGTGAGTGGCGCAACGGGGGAAGCAATTGCTGCTTTCTATAAGGTAGAACTTCTAGGTGCGGCAGGTACAGCTATTTTATTATCTGCCATCGTTTCTAAATTTATTTTTAACGTTTCATGGCACGACTGGGGAACAACCTTTTTTGAAACATTAAATGAAATTAAATATCCGCTTATTACAATTTGTAGTGTCGTTGCCTATGCTTATGTCACAAATACGGCAGGTATGATGACAACGCTTGCCTTAGTTTTAGCGAAGACGGGTGTATTATTCCCATTCTTCTCACCTGTGCTAGGTTGGCTTGGTGTATTTATTACAGGATCGGATACATCTTCCAATGTCTTGTTTGCCAAGTTACAGCAAGTGACAGCTGATTCTGTTGGAATGGAACCGGTGCTTGCACTTGCAGCGAATGCATCCGGGGGCGTAACGGGTAAAATGATTTCACCACAATCTATTGCAGTCGCCGCCGCAGCGGTTGGACTTGTAGGGAGAGAGTCAGAATTGCTGCGCTTCGCGTTAAAGTATAGTGTGATGTTGCTACTATTTATTTGTATATTAACCTTTTTACAAAGTAATGTTTTATCTTGGATGATTCCATAG
- a CDS encoding response regulator: MPTVLVVDDTLFMRVTISNMFTEWGYEVVGNAVNGKEAVELYRELQPDLVTMDVTMPVMTGIAAVKRIIPEFPDAKIVMITALGQQKLIVEAIESGAKDFITKPFEPEKLRAVADQLVGQSC, from the coding sequence GTGCCTACAGTTTTAGTAGTGGATGATACGCTATTTATGCGTGTTACAATCAGTAATATGTTTACTGAATGGGGTTATGAGGTAGTTGGCAATGCAGTGAATGGTAAAGAAGCTGTAGAGCTGTATCGAGAGTTACAACCAGATCTTGTAACAATGGATGTAACGATGCCCGTTATGACAGGTATTGCGGCTGTAAAAAGGATCATCCCAGAATTTCCAGATGCAAAGATTGTTATGATTACAGCATTAGGACAACAAAAATTAATTGTAGAAGCAATTGAAAGTGGCGCGAAAGATTTTATTACAAAGCCTTTCGAGCCAGAAAAATTAAGAGCTGTAGCAGACCAGTTAGTTGGTCAAAGTTGCTAA
- a CDS encoding MFS transporter: MKNIILLIAESFRIIAFEIFSILIPLIGLKILNLNNFSIGISLFLFSIGYLIFSYTAGRIVDAYNKKKLIIWIYITQSILLCVFYMYIDYNSLFIWIYYLLILMLGLSVVFIETAVTAWMPDIYATNRISNGAGILQTGKSISNLIAPTIGGALISLYGYNHTVVLLIMLLLLNIPLTILLKSEHKPNSQKNYIKPNKRFKRTFKYILTTPSLKAIMLTTATINLAFSIYGSLIVIYLSADFQLSEYIIGIIFSISGIGALIGSVLSPYLIKKFGSTNVMIFGPLIPSFGLLLLAIPNNQYTVLLFSLGIFFSLLSRSLGSVARLTVQSLIIPSEERAEVNGTLMMFTWGTIPIGTLIGSYLSVYLGIQKVMLIAGLILVISNIYMIKLRASKYKITQRNAI; encoded by the coding sequence ATGAAAAATATCATATTACTTATCGCTGAATCATTTCGCATCATAGCTTTCGAAATATTCTCTATTTTAATCCCTTTAATTGGATTGAAGATACTTAATTTGAATAATTTTTCTATTGGTATATCATTATTTTTATTTTCAATAGGCTATCTAATTTTTAGTTATACAGCAGGAAGAATAGTAGACGCTTATAATAAAAAGAAATTAATTATTTGGATATATATTACGCAATCCATTTTATTATGTGTATTTTATATGTACATTGACTATAACTCGTTATTCATTTGGATATATTACCTACTCATTCTAATGTTGGGACTGTCTGTTGTTTTTATTGAAACAGCTGTTACAGCTTGGATGCCAGATATATACGCAACCAACAGAATATCCAATGGAGCAGGAATTTTACAAACTGGTAAATCGATTTCTAACCTCATTGCCCCTACTATCGGAGGGGCATTAATTTCATTATACGGATACAACCATACGGTCGTTTTGCTTATTATGCTGTTGCTATTAAATATCCCTCTTACCATTTTATTAAAAAGCGAACATAAGCCCAATAGTCAGAAGAATTATATAAAACCTAACAAGCGTTTTAAAAGGACGTTTAAGTATATATTAACTACTCCATCTCTGAAAGCTATTATGCTAACGACTGCTACTATTAATTTAGCATTTTCGATTTATGGTTCATTAATAGTGATATATTTATCAGCGGATTTTCAATTAAGCGAATATATTATTGGAATTATCTTTTCCATTTCTGGAATAGGGGCACTAATCGGCTCCGTGCTCTCACCTTATTTAATTAAAAAATTTGGCTCTACTAATGTGATGATTTTTGGACCTCTAATACCAAGTTTTGGATTGCTATTACTTGCTATACCCAATAATCAATACACTGTTTTATTGTTCTCTCTAGGAATATTCTTTAGCCTGCTATCTAGAAGTTTGGGAAGTGTTGCACGACTTACTGTTCAATCACTAATTATCCCTTCTGAAGAACGTGCAGAAGTCAATGGTACACTCATGATGTTTACTTGGGGAACAATTCCTATAGGAACTCTCATTGGAAGCTATTTAAGTGTTTATTTAGGTATACAAAAAGTTATGCTTATAGCAGGTCTTATCTTAGTAATATCTAATATTTATATGATTAAATTACGGGCTTCAAAATATAAAATAACTCAGAGGAATGCGATATGA
- a CDS encoding PqqD family peptide modification chaperone → MLYLIIGDKQFSSWSMRASIILKEKKVPYKELIAGLDWPIKFSENGIIPINQKDEYDLPKEPASGCGCQLTQLIKMDPTNLIKGSIVEHLPRVPILIDTDTNVVICDVLAISEYLEEKYPSYPSLLSSDIKKRSDIRVFSSHIHADLLPLMSGISYSHSFRNPGGHAIDEETKNQIEETITLLEKSIQRKMSNNWEGDFLFGDFSLADAMFAPIAQQFKGWEIEIEDTETQRYLENLLNRYSIFTYLQDAKKPYELLHSSPKNSYTWVSRHYRYWPEIGMIHNISTSVYHILDDISKYMFELAYEGKSNEEIIDHLVEAYDVDYDIAKQDVLDLFRQIHPSNIVANNFSEITL, encoded by the coding sequence ATGTTATATTTAATTATTGGTGATAAGCAATTTTCATCTTGGTCAATGAGAGCATCAATTATTTTAAAAGAAAAAAAGGTTCCATACAAGGAATTAATAGCTGGATTGGATTGGCCTATTAAATTCTCAGAAAATGGTATTATCCCGATAAACCAAAAAGATGAATACGATTTACCTAAAGAACCTGCCTCGGGTTGCGGTTGTCAATTAACTCAGCTAATTAAGATGGATCCCACTAATTTAATAAAGGGAAGCATAGTAGAACATCTTCCAAGAGTACCGATTTTAATTGATACTGATACGAACGTAGTCATTTGTGATGTACTGGCTATATCAGAATATCTTGAAGAAAAATACCCAAGTTATCCAAGTCTTTTGAGTTCTGATATTAAGAAACGAAGTGATATCCGAGTGTTTAGTAGCCATATTCATGCGGATTTATTACCGCTAATGAGTGGTATCTCATATTCGCATTCATTTAGAAATCCTGGTGGACATGCTATTGATGAAGAAACTAAAAATCAAATAGAAGAAACCATTACGTTGTTAGAAAAGTCTATCCAAAGAAAGATGAGTAATAATTGGGAAGGGGATTTCTTATTTGGCGATTTTTCCTTAGCTGATGCTATGTTTGCTCCAATTGCTCAACAATTTAAAGGGTGGGAAATTGAAATAGAAGATACTGAAACACAAAGATATTTAGAAAATCTATTAAATAGATACTCTATTTTCACTTATTTACAAGATGCTAAAAAGCCGTATGAGCTTTTACATAGCTCTCCAAAAAATTCATATACTTGGGTTTCTCGTCATTACCGTTATTGGCCAGAAATTGGAATGATTCACAATATTTCTACAAGTGTTTATCATATTTTAGATGACATTTCTAAATATATGTTTGAATTAGCTTATGAAGGAAAATCAAACGAAGAGATTATTGATCACTTAGTTGAAGCTTATGATGTTGATTATGATATAGCAAAACAAGATGTTTTAGATTTATTCCGACAAATCCATCCAAGTAATATAGTTGCTAATAATTTTTCTGAAATTACTTTATGA
- a CDS encoding helix-turn-helix transcriptional regulator: MGIGKAIYNERKKIGMKQIYLCKDICTPSYLSKIENETVIPSEEILLLLLKKLGREDLLLITNEDSTIENTEILKNYYKDAILSKNRETTQAIINNLKENEAHYIQTNYYLYSLICLRLAIMQHNSVNHNLYTQLNLLQKDKEKMDDYSSFLLNLVEVIFYYHHSEIYKAIEIVEKMSRDMTLFKDVEEWEIADYYYIQAIVYAKNKQYVLSLQSIKKTINFFSHNLYIKNLIDCYILLGVIYKNNSSYQKAADTYQIALDYCLQNNYVEKTGIIYHNLASLYRKQENYEQSINCYKESIVSKSELFDITFSMVDLIELFIRLKMKSEVINWTCKGINLIDDSNFKSENKYYYIFNLYFQFYSGDKKWEKTGELLLNYLKENGEDEEFNKYSYILAECYYKIKKYKKACDLYRKNNLEVIL; encoded by the coding sequence ATGGGAATTGGTAAAGCCATTTATAATGAGAGAAAAAAAATAGGTATGAAACAGATCTATTTATGCAAAGATATTTGTACACCATCGTATCTGTCAAAAATTGAAAATGAAACTGTTATTCCAAGCGAAGAAATCTTGCTTTTACTTCTAAAGAAGTTAGGTAGAGAGGATTTACTTTTAATAACCAATGAAGATAGCACTATAGAAAATACGGAGATTCTTAAAAATTATTATAAAGATGCGATTTTAAGCAAAAATAGAGAAACAACACAAGCCATAATTAATAATTTGAAAGAAAATGAAGCACATTATATCCAGACTAATTATTATTTATATTCTTTAATTTGCTTAAGATTAGCGATCATGCAACATAACTCTGTAAATCATAATTTATACACACAATTAAATTTATTGCAAAAAGATAAAGAGAAAATGGATGATTACAGTAGTTTCTTATTAAATTTAGTAGAAGTGATTTTTTATTACCACCATTCAGAGATTTATAAAGCGATAGAAATAGTAGAAAAAATGTCGAGAGATATGACCCTATTTAAGGACGTAGAAGAATGGGAAATTGCAGATTATTATTATATCCAAGCAATTGTTTATGCAAAAAATAAACAATATGTATTATCATTACAATCTATTAAAAAGACCATTAATTTCTTCTCTCACAATTTATATATTAAAAACTTAATTGATTGTTATATTTTATTAGGTGTTATTTACAAAAATAATAGTAGCTATCAAAAAGCTGCTGACACTTATCAAATTGCATTAGATTATTGCTTGCAAAATAATTACGTAGAAAAAACAGGAATTATTTATCATAATTTAGCATCCCTGTACAGAAAACAAGAAAATTATGAGCAATCCATTAATTGCTATAAGGAAAGTATTGTATCAAAAAGCGAGCTATTTGATATTACGTTTTCGATGGTAGACTTAATAGAACTTTTTATACGTCTTAAAATGAAAAGTGAAGTGATAAATTGGACATGTAAAGGAATAAATCTAATTGATGACAGCAATTTTAAATCAGAAAATAAGTATTATTATATCTTCAATTTATATTTTCAATTTTATTCTGGGGATAAAAAGTGGGAAAAAACTGGTGAACTTCTATTAAATTATTTAAAGGAAAATGGAGAAGATGAGGAATTCAATAAATATAGTTATATTTTGGCTGAATGTTATTACAAAATAAAAAAATATAAAAAAGCTTGTGATTTATATAGGAAAAATAATTTAGAGGTGATTCTATGA
- a CDS encoding cytochrome c biogenesis protein CcdA, translating into METDINVFLAFGAGFLSFISPCTLPLYPAFLSYITGMTLDELKSERGMMQRRAILHTLFFLLGFSIIFIMIGLGASLAREFFLNYQTLLRQVGAILIVIFGLMIVGLLQIDFLMKDRKFQFKNRPSGYIGSILIGIAFAAGWTPCTGPILMSIITLAGANPSSGFSYMFAYYLGFAIPFFVLSFFISRMNWIRKHSQKIVKVGGYIMIAVGILLFFDGLTYITRLLQPIFGGFIGF; encoded by the coding sequence ATGGAAACTGATATTAACGTTTTTCTAGCGTTTGGAGCAGGTTTTTTAAGCTTCATTTCACCGTGTACTCTACCACTGTATCCAGCATTTTTATCATACATAACGGGGATGACTTTGGATGAGCTAAAATCTGAACGTGGCATGATGCAAAGGCGTGCTATTTTGCATACGCTATTCTTTTTATTAGGATTTTCAATTATTTTTATTATGATTGGTCTAGGCGCATCATTAGCAAGGGAATTCTTCCTAAACTATCAAACATTATTGCGTCAAGTTGGCGCCATTTTAATCGTTATCTTTGGGTTAATGATTGTAGGGTTACTGCAAATTGATTTTTTAATGAAAGATCGAAAATTCCAATTCAAAAATCGACCATCCGGTTATATTGGCTCCATATTAATCGGTATCGCATTTGCGGCAGGCTGGACACCATGTACAGGTCCAATTCTAATGTCCATTATTACGTTAGCTGGAGCAAATCCTTCTTCAGGGTTTAGCTATATGTTTGCTTATTATTTAGGTTTTGCCATTCCATTCTTCGTGTTATCATTCTTCATTTCACGTATGAATTGGATTCGCAAACATAGTCAAAAAATCGTAAAAGTTGGCGGCTATATTATGATTGCGGTAGGGATATTGTTATTCTTCGATGGTTTAACATATATCACGCGATTATTACAGCCTATTTTCGGTGGATTTATTGGCTTCTAA
- a CDS encoding FadR/GntR family transcriptional regulator, translated as MELKKIKPKKIYEEVSEMLYEKIRAGDLKPGDRLDSVEQLAEQLQVSRSAIREALSALKAMGLIEIKQGSGTFVKSTPSKQLDFPLSTLTLTNKKDVSHLLKVRKIIEVGAAASAAIHRTDEDIQTMLRILDDMKLAQGDGELGEKADFQFHAAISAASQNPLLATILDQVSGLMIETMKETRRIWLYSKKTTSEKLYDEHMQIFLAIKQQNEELAKHAMSSHLSNVEEVLMHYFDTTESTNE; from the coding sequence TTGGAATTAAAGAAAATTAAACCGAAAAAAATATATGAGGAAGTATCAGAAATGCTCTATGAAAAAATTCGAGCTGGCGACCTGAAACCAGGAGATCGTCTTGACTCTGTCGAACAACTTGCTGAACAATTACAAGTAAGTAGGTCTGCCATAAGAGAAGCCTTATCCGCACTAAAAGCAATGGGCTTAATCGAAATTAAACAAGGTTCCGGCACTTTTGTTAAGAGCACTCCATCCAAACAACTTGACTTCCCACTGTCAACACTTACATTAACAAATAAAAAAGATGTCTCACATCTATTAAAAGTACGAAAAATTATTGAAGTGGGCGCCGCTGCTAGTGCTGCCATTCATCGCACAGATGAAGATATACAAACAATGTTGCGTATTTTAGATGACATGAAACTAGCACAGGGTGATGGAGAGCTTGGCGAAAAAGCGGACTTTCAATTTCACGCGGCAATCTCAGCTGCCTCTCAAAACCCCCTACTGGCAACAATTTTAGACCAAGTATCCGGTTTAATGATAGAAACAATGAAAGAAACGCGTCGTATTTGGTTGTATTCTAAAAAAACGACAAGCGAAAAATTATATGATGAACATATGCAAATTTTCCTTGCCATTAAACAACAAAACGAAGAGCTAGCAAAGCATGCAATGTCTTCTCATTTAAGCAATGTAGAGGAAGTTTTAATGCACTATTTCGACACAACCGAATCTACAAATGAATGA
- a CDS encoding DUF2621 domain-containing protein, which yields MLDGWFLWFILFWVVVLISLMAIGGFFMFRKFLKALPKQDGKSDLDWQEFYLDKTIHLWGQPEKEFLYELVSPVPELFRQVAKEKIAGKIGELALEEKATAIDNDLIIRGYIQATPKRDHKFLRKKLDQMQIDVSPYEHLFD from the coding sequence TTGTTAGATGGTTGGTTTTTATGGTTTATTTTATTTTGGGTAGTCGTCCTTATTTCGCTAATGGCTATTGGCGGATTTTTCATGTTCCGCAAATTTTTAAAGGCTTTACCAAAGCAGGATGGGAAATCAGATTTAGATTGGCAGGAATTTTACTTAGATAAAACGATTCATCTATGGGGACAACCTGAGAAGGAATTTCTATATGAGTTGGTGAGCCCAGTACCTGAGCTATTTAGACAAGTGGCGAAAGAAAAAATTGCAGGTAAGATTGGCGAACTGGCTTTAGAAGAAAAGGCGACAGCTATAGACAATGATTTAATTATACGCGGCTATATTCAAGCTACGCCTAAACGTGACCACAAATTTTTACGTAAAAAATTAGATCAAATGCAAATTGACGTTTCCCCATATGAGCATCTTTTTGACTAA
- a CDS encoding cytochrome c biogenesis protein CcdC, producing the protein MLSNIPSQYYVIGSTIMAIIMGSFVMVLRMRASKKPTNEKKIIIPPIAMSSGALMFLFAQFRVPPMQILEAAAVGVVFSTILIATSKFEVKGHDIYLKRSKAFVFILVGLLIFRIVAKMILSSSIDVGELAGMFWILAFAMLLPWRIAMLVQFIKIKKTIPLKNM; encoded by the coding sequence ATGTTAAGCAATATCCCTTCTCAATATTATGTTATAGGTTCGACTATAATGGCCATTATAATGGGTAGCTTTGTGATGGTATTACGTATGCGAGCTTCCAAAAAACCTACAAATGAGAAGAAAATTATCATTCCACCTATTGCCATGTCATCAGGTGCGTTAATGTTTTTATTTGCACAATTTCGAGTGCCACCTATGCAGATTTTAGAAGCTGCTGCGGTAGGTGTGGTGTTCTCGACCATTTTAATTGCTACTTCGAAATTTGAAGTAAAAGGTCACGATATTTATTTAAAACGTTCAAAAGCGTTTGTATTTATTTTAGTTGGGCTGTTAATCTTCCGTATTGTGGCAAAAATGATTTTAAGTAGCTCGATAGATGTCGGGGAGTTAGCAGGTATGTTTTGGATTTTAGCATTTGCGATGCTATTGCCTTGGCGAATTGCAATGCTAGTTCAATTTATAAAAATCAAGAAAACGATTCCATTAAAAAATATGTAA